In Myxococcota bacterium, the DNA window TCACTTCCTGGCGCTCGATCTGTTCTGCGGGGCGTGGATCGTCCGTGAGTCGAACCGGCTGAGCCTCGAGCCGCGACTGTTCCTCTTCTTCGCCATGATGCTCGCGCCGATCGGGCTCGCGGGCTTCCTGCTACGTCGCGCGCTCTATTTGCGCAGTCTCGGTCAACTGGGCGAGGTCGATCTCGCCTGACACCGTAGGCGGTTCCCGGTGAAAGCCGGAGTCGTCGGTGTAGGAAGCGCGTACCGCCGCGCGCGGCGCAAGCCGAAGTGCAACCCGGTCGCGTTTGGTCGCGTGTCGCGCTCGCGAGTCGTTTCGCGAAACGCCCGATGTCGCGCGTCTCCGGCGCTCTACCGATGGTTTCGCAATTCGCGCGCGGCGTACGCGGAACTACCGAGCGAATCAAGCTCTGCGCGTTCGTGTCGATAGGGCTCTCGGCAACATGGTTTCCGCGTGGCCATCCGCGATGCGGAGTGGAAACGCGTGCGAAGGAGTTCTTCGATGATCCGAATCGCAACCGTCCGAGGTGTCTGCCTGGCCGCGATGACGTTCCTCTGGATCGGCGCCTCGGCGCAGGCCGCTCCGATCCTGCTGCAGAACGGGGCGGCCACGACCTCTCTGACGGGTCTCGACGTCGGTCAGGCGAGCGACGGCACGACGACTGGCGCCGGCGGTTGGTCCTCCGGCGGTCCGGGGACGGCCGTCTGGGAGACGGCGACGGACGTCGGCATGGGCGCGTTCAACGTCACGCTGAACCAGGCCTTCGGCTTCGGTCACATGATCGGCCGCTTCCGGATCTCGGTGACTACGGACGATCGCTCCATGTTCGCGGACGGCCTGGCGAACGGCGGTGATGTCACGGCCAACTGGATCGTGCTCTCCCCGACCAGCGTGACGGTACCGGCGGGCATGACCTTCTCCGTGCTGGGCGACGACACGATCATCACCGGCAACCCCGCGAACACGGGCGACTACGTGGTCGGGTACAACCTCGGCATCACGGGCGTGACGGGCATCCGGATCGAGCTGGTGCAGCACCCGGCGCTGCCGCTCGGTGGCCCGGGCTACGCCGCGAACGGCAACTTCGTGCTGACCGAGCTGAGCATGGACGCGGTCGTCGCGCCCGAGCCCGGCACGGCCATGCTGGTCGCGCTCGGTCTCGTCGCGCTGGGCGTCGGACGGCGCCGACGCCGCTAGGCGAGTCCCAGGTTCCGCCGGATGCGGATCTCGGGTGCCTCGGTGTCCGGCTCGAAATCGCTGCCGGTGATCTGCTCGAAGGCTTCGATGTAGCGGCGTGACGCTTCGCAGCGCACGTCGACCGGCAGCTCCGGCGGCGTGCCGTCCCCGCGATAGCCCCGCTCACCGAGCCAGCGCCGCACGTACTCCTTGTCGAGCGCGTCGGGCGCCCGTCCATCGGAGAGCGCTCGCTCGTAGCGGTCGCGATACCAGTAGCGGGAAGAGTCGGGCGTGTGGATCTCGTCGACGACGACCAGGCTGCCGTCGTCCTGCTGGGCGATCTCGTACTTCGTATCCACGAGGATGAGCCCGCGGCTCTCGGCCCACCGCTGTCCCTCGGCGAAGAGCGCGTGCGAGAGCTTTGCGGCGGCGTCGTAGGTCGCCTCGGTCAGCGTGCCGCTGGCGATGATCTCCGCGCGTGAGGTCAGCTCGTCGTGTCCGCCCTTCGGCGCCTTGGTGGTGGGCGTGAGCAGGGGCTCGGGCAGCTTCTCGTGGGCGCCCATGCCTTCGGGCAGCCGATGGCCGCAGTACTCGCGCTCGCCCCTTGCATAGGCGGTCCAGATCGAGGTGTTCGTCGACCCGGTGAGGTAACCGCGCATCACGAACTCCACCGGGAGCGGCTTGAGCTCGCGAACGACGGAGACGGCCGGGTCGGGAACCGAGAGCAGATGGTTCTCGGCCAGATCACGGGTCTTCTCGAACCAGAACGCGGCGAGCTGGTTCAGGACCTGTCCCTTGAAGGGGAGGGTGCCCACGACCACGTCGAAGCAGCTCACCCGGTCTGTGACGACGATCGTGCGTCGGTCTGCGGCGACGTAACTGTCGCGGACCTTCCCCTCGACGCGGTGCCCGAGGCCCTCGAAGCGGGTCTCGGCCAGGGTCTGATCGCACTGGTCACGCAGGAGTCGGGGGTCGGTTCCCATGCGTTCTCTCGTGGGTCCGCTCGCGAGGGCGATGCGGGTGGGGGGCGGCGGGGCCTCGGCGGACTGCGAACCGGCGGCTCGTGCCTGGCGAGGAGAGGCCCGGTGGCGCCTGGGGGGAGGCCAGCATGCTACAAAGCTCCGTCGTTCCGGTCCAGAAATCGGGGGGAGGAGCGCACGGATGGGGGCCGGACGCACCATCGCGACGGGACTCGCCATCGTCCTGCAAACGCTGTTCGCGTGGCTGCTCTTCAGCGGCCTCGAGGCCCCTCTGCTTTGGCACGACGAAGCCGACACGGCGATGTTCGGTCGC includes these proteins:
- a CDS encoding PEP-CTERM sorting domain-containing protein; protein product: MIRIATVRGVCLAAMTFLWIGASAQAAPILLQNGAATTSLTGLDVGQASDGTTTGAGGWSSGGPGTAVWETATDVGMGAFNVTLNQAFGFGHMIGRFRISVTTDDRSMFADGLANGGDVTANWIVLSPTSVTVPAGMTFSVLGDDTIITGNPANTGDYVVGYNLGITGVTGIRIELVQHPALPLGGPGYAANGNFVLTELSMDAVVAPEPGTAMLVALGLVALGVGRRRRR
- a CDS encoding phosphoribosylaminoimidazolesuccinocarboxamide synthase, whose translation is MGTDPRLLRDQCDQTLAETRFEGLGHRVEGKVRDSYVAADRRTIVVTDRVSCFDVVVGTLPFKGQVLNQLAAFWFEKTRDLAENHLLSVPDPAVSVVRELKPLPVEFVMRGYLTGSTNTSIWTAYARGEREYCGHRLPEGMGAHEKLPEPLLTPTTKAPKGGHDELTSRAEIIASGTLTEATYDAAAKLSHALFAEGQRWAESRGLILVDTKYEIAQQDDGSLVVVDEIHTPDSSRYWYRDRYERALSDGRAPDALDKEYVRRWLGERGYRGDGTPPELPVDVRCEASRRYIEAFEQITGSDFEPDTEAPEIRIRRNLGLA